ATAATTTCGGCACAACTCCAAcatcattaaaatatataattcaacatcgttatAACCATGTAGCTCAACATCATTATTCAACAAAACAACAATTGAAACAACACAATTACTATCAACGAGCAACGACTTAAAACAACACCGATACACAACAATTATTAGCAACTTCGATTACAACGCCaactaaaatataataaccCAATTAGTCATTCACTCCTCTCATGACAACAACTTATTACTCGTCTTTAACAGCACCCTTAACCCAATTTAACTCGGTTTAGTTTATCCACGAAACGtatgaattttaaatcaatttaattaataacaattgtgaaataaattcaaatccttaAGATTATATACAACCagagagagtgaggtatcccaAATTGTtccaaattattaaaaataccTTAAATAAAATTCTGGGAATCTTttattaaattctaatatttttaatagcatatttacctcatttaattaactaaaaatagttccaggTCTCCGAAAATTCTCAAACCGGTgccaaaatttcaagaaaattatttactatttgtttttaaaaacaatttttaaaaatggatCCTCCCTGACCTCTCACGCGCCCTCTCGCGCCGGTGCTGCGAGTGGGCGAGGCCACTCGCGCACTGTTCATCACCCCCTTCACCTGGTTGCAGGAAAACGGGTCGCGACGACCCGCGATTTGACCCGGTCGGTTCTCCCTCATTTCTCAACAGAATTCGACGTGTTTTATATCGTTTTGACCGTCATTCAATTATAGAAAGATGCCCAATGTTAGTTTTTAAAATCGTCATTCGAATCGCATATAAAAATGAGACTAAAGTTCTCTTTGAAATTCAACAACAACACCATTAAAATCACCCCAAAGCTTTCAGATCAAATAGTTTCGCGACTTGAAATCATCCTAGAATCATTTTAAAACTGATTAGGATTCTTATAACATAACAAAAACATCTCTTATGGTTTATTAGATTCAAAACATAATTCATttgttctcttttttttttttcttttcttaactGGTGGTTATATCCAAATTATTAATCTCATCCCCATTTATGAACTCAAGGGTTCGTCTAAACTCTCCAACAATAAGGACACTAATTTCAGTGATGATTCCACACAGTTTCAACAACACAATTtgtataaaattaaattcaagcgtaagtaacaataacaacaatagGAATAATGCAAGGAAAATATTCAATCATCAAactacaacaacaacatcacatAACGGCATAGTATaataaatacaacaaatatTCCTATTGAATTCAGAGTTTCAAGAGTATAAAGCTCCCTTACTTGGATTGCAGTGAACTCCCTAAATTGAGATTAAGTTTTTCCTTCATTTGCTTCTATTCACTCTCCCATGagctctttctcttctctcactCACTAGCactattttttgtgtgtttgtttttgttatgaatCACCATACTTCTTCTATCAACTAATGTCAATAAACaactacattattattattaaaatgtgacattattattattgaaatgttttaatgagaattaaaattatgtttcttCTCATTTATCCCTTTCTCTACCATTTTCTTATCTACACCCCCTCTATGCTTCCAACacctttttatttaattttttttaattagcaacgtcattatttttatttatcaattatttaattattcgccacaaaataattaaataaacatcgtcaatcaacaccacaTAAACATTgtcaatcaacaccacaacaactaaataattaaataaaatgaattctaatttttggggcgttacaagttccattatttcattttttaacacAACATTTTCATCTATTTTCTTAGATAGATCACTAGAGcaaacatgtttttcttttgactcaattaaatctttattaattttttcaaaattaagaatatctgtttgaagttttttcttttcttcttttagttCAGAAACTTCTTTTTGTAATAAAAAGCATTTTTTAGATAAGAATTCAGAATCATGCAATAGACTATCAAAATTAGTTTCTAATTCTTCATAAGGATGAATTTTATCAAAGAGAAATACCTCATCATTTTCTGAATCTGCCATTAGACAGATGttggcttcttcttcttctttatttgtttcaacttcatcatcatcgtcCTAGGTAGCTAACATAGATTTTTTCTTGAAGGGAAAATTTTTGGGAGATTTGTTTAAGGGACATTCTGATTTGTAATGTCCAAGTTTGTTGCAACCAAAGCAGGTCACTTGACTTTTATCAAAGTCATTTTTTTGCATATCTTTTCCTGAAGAAAAGTTTCTTCTAATTTGATCTCTTCTTCTTAACATACGTTGGATTTTGCCAGAAATGAGAGCTAGTTCTCCTTCTGCTTCTTCTTGGGTAGATTCTATTTCCTTAGAGTCATCTTCTAAAAAACTTATATCTTTTTGAGAAGCTTTTAAAGcaatgattttttctttctttatagGTTTATCTCCTTGAAGAATAacttcatgagcttttaaagTACCAATAAGATCTTCTATGGGAAGAGTTTTTAAATCTTTAGTTTGAGTAATGGCAGTGACCATTGGTCTCCAAGTGACTGGAAGACATCTCAAGAGTTTTCTAATTCTATCATTAGTTGAAAAAGTTTTTCTGAGAGATCTTAATTCATTTATGATAGTAGTAAATCTTGAAAACATTTCATCAATAGTTTCGTTTTCAATCATttcaaaagtttcaaatttattAGTTCCCATGTCTattcttgtttcttttacaTGACTAGTTCCTTCATGGTGAACTTGTAAAGTGTCCCCAAACCTTTTTAGCAGTATCACATTCATCTACTCTTTCACTTTCTTCCATGCTTAGAGCACAGGATAGAAATAAATGAGTTTTAGAGTTTAGGAGTACCTTTTGTTGTTTTGCAGTTGTCCATGCATCTTCAGGTTTGTCTGAAATGACTCCCTCAGCAGAAGTTACAGTAGGAACATAATCTCCTTCTGTGACTATGCGCCACATTCCTACTTCCTGGGATTTTAGAAACagttgtattttgtttttccaaaaatagtaattttttccaGTGAACAAAGGTGGTCTTGAAGCAGATCCTCCTTCTGGAATGTATCtttcttttgacatttttcttcctgaatctttttccTCTAACACTTGTTAAGTGTATAAACCTGTAGAGACAgactctgatgccaattgaagtagcaataaatgtcacaagaaaggggagtttgaattgtgaccctttttaaaattattttatgttagtttaaaataactcaagacaatatttcttttaattggttagttaacaattaacaatataaaaagaaatatagttagcaacaataaaatagacaatatataaatgaacaatataaatACTAAGTTAGTTGCTGAATAAGTAAATGTTAAGGCCCAGAGCACTCTGGTATTACTCAGTTAGTTTGTTTAGtatgttttagggattttagagtccaagagaaaaacacacagaAGTTATCTTGGTTCACCCAacttgggctagtccagtcctcaCAGTCCTTGTGATCATTGTCCACTAAAAATGCTCAGATCAGAACCTTCTGCTTCGCATCAAAAACTtgatcacaactggatcaatacaatctgcttttcttcactcgaaaagaattttacacaaatgtttttcttcactcgaaaagactttcactcaaaatgcttttcttcactcgaaaagactttctcacaaacactcaatctaacatgaaagaaagacttgagagagttacaatatttgtggggaatatgggttaaatcaactcaagtaagagattgataatagcaagctttatctatttgtttttcacaaatttatgaATAATATCTTTGAAGAtttgctttgcttttgaagagtttgtgacttgttgatttttgcttcaacTAAGTATATGATTGATTCTTTTTGCAAACTCTTAATCTTTCCTTCATGTAGCTCCATTGTATTTATAGGAAAATAAGACCTTTGGAGGAGCGTATGATAGagggatttgaatttcaaatccaacTTGACATGTCACAATGTTGTGCTGTCAATTTGCTGTGAATAGTGCGTTATCGTTGCTTCAGTAACATTATCGTTAGGCCAATTTGCACTTCACTTTTATTGCTTGGTTTCCATTGCATGTACGCGGCCCATATATGTCCATAAGAAggaatctttcctaatttaggGTTGGACAACTTGTATGCAAGTGAGAAAAAATACCATGTGCTCATTTGTACTTGATTTTGGTGACTCATGTCCTTTGTTCACAAAGGGatagatgttgttagattcttGTCTCCTCTATGTTCCCTTGATGAGAAAGAGACTTGCTACATCTTGCCTTATTGTGTGACTTCACCTTGGTGGCCAATTTTCGTCCAAGACATCATTGTGTGATGTGCCTTTTATTTGAAATCATTCAAATCTTCAATCATTCATGGAAGCTTCATTTGTTTGTCCAAAGGGGCTTTTATTCACTTTAGTCCAAAAAGGCTTCATGGCCCATGTATTAATTTATGTCATGTTTGGCATATTCCTTACATAAGTGTTTTCTTAAAATGCTACCACTCTTGGTGAGACAAAAAGGAATATCTTCATGTGAAGCTTTTATATCATTTAGGCCAAGACTTTAAGTTGCTTCTTTTGTTTCTACTCATTgcttttatgttttgcttgtgcATTGATTACTCATCCATAACGTTATCGTTCAAGGAAAGTAACATTATCGTTGAAACAAATCTCACAAAACACATTAGTAGATAACAAGATaatcacaattaaaattaattaacatgtttgttatctttaaaacatcaaataaagATTTTGTCCTCAACAATAATAACCTGGAAAGCCTAGTATTGATATATAATAAGTGTGAGCTGAGTCATACATCAATTAGATGAGTTGATATCAATGGCGGAATCAGAAAAAATATTGTGGGTCggccgaaaaatagtcaatctattttcaaattgatttttcggtccctctattttcatatgttacaattttggtatcaacaatctatatttttactctaaaaattgtggTTTTTGACCATAAAtgtgatttattgtctccaacattTTGAAtctaaagataaaatatcaaatttgagatcaaaattcacatttttttgccgttaaaattcactatttttacggcaaaaaagaaaagaaaaaaacattgagataggactaaaattgcaaaaaatatgaaaatatgagacttaaaaaaattaaatattaattaaacatattattttatgtcattttatatttatatatgttagttcaattgttaattttatctaatactataaattcaattaattatgaactaatatttacactaatacttgaGCTAATATGTGTACCAAGTTATAATCATAAATAATcaactctaaattaatatttacatcaatatttgtacaaatatgtaTACTGACCGACTTAAAATccttaataatacatttaaattaatcctctatatataaaataaaaaataaaaaaattgggtgGGGGTGGGCCGTGGCCCACCTCCGCCCACTCCTAGGTCCGTTGCTGGTTGATATTGAACAATATTTAAGTGAGAAAATCcataaatttaatgttttaaagTTTTGAGTGAAGATGTAACGTCAAAAGTCACTTGGGTAGTTTCTCAAGTTGTTCCAACTCAATGAGACTCCTCCTCACACAACATCAATGTTATCACAACTTGGTTATAAGAGCAATAAGCGAGTGATGATGATCATAAAAGAGAAGAGATGCAACATATAAGTGAAAAAATCTATAAACATCGGATCCAATCCAACTAAGTGAGGCTCCCCGCTTGTTAAGAATGTAGTGTCTATTGATTGCTTAAGAATAAGTGAACAGAAAAATTGTTAGTAGCTGCAAGCAAATCACCACACAAATATTTTTCAGCCGTAAGCTATACATagtatttttcatattttcattACAAAAATGTTACATTTATCATACAATATAAACCAAGAATATGAATGAATATCCAATGATTGAAAAGTAACAACTCATGAAGCATTAGCAATGAAAGCTCTATCCATTAAGAGTGATTCAGCTGCTCTCCTACCGGAAACCAAAGCACCATCAAATGTAGCTGAAGTCAAATAATCACCACACAAATATAAACCCGGTTCAATTGTTGGGTTTTTCTTCAAATTAGTGGGTGGACATTGATTAGGTTGTGCATACTCAATTCTATAAGTTCTCAAATGCTTCCatttttttaccattttatCCCCAAACCAATCTGAAAGTTCTTCAATCACTTTACTCACTAACTCATCGTCAGATTCATCCTTAAATAATCCAATCAATGATACCGAAATCAATGCTTTGTTTTGTGGGCTATAAGATGGAGCTACATTTGTCACAAAAAACATGTTATTCACTATTCCTTTACCCGACCCATTTAGAAACAAAACCGGATCCTGAACCGGGATTTGATCCGGGTTCGCggtaaaatataaacaaactgtACTCCGAACCGGTTTTTTAACAACCGGGTTTATCTTTCCCGGTAATAACTTAATCAAAGCCGGTTCTTCAACGGCCACGATCACTCCAAGCGCACTGTTCAAAATCTCACCGTTCTGCAACGTTACACGTGGCGAATCGGAACTACCAAAATCAACTGAAACTGCTTTCGTGTTTAGCAAGATTGAATCTGACGGTAACCTCGCCGCTAACTGTTCCGGTATCGCCGATATACCGTTCGCCGGAAGTGTATTTTCGCCGAGTGCGAGACACTTGAAGATGAAATCGAATAGTCTCGAAGATGTTTCGAGGTTTGGATCGAAGAAGATTCCGCCGAAAAATGGTCGGAAGAATCTTCTGATGATGGAATCGGAGAATCCTAGCTTATTCAGTAACTCAATTGTGGGAACTTCTTCTGCGGTAAGAATTTGTTCATCGGATTTTGTGAGAACACCGATTCTCGTTGTTCCGATTAGTAATTTATCGAAGATGGAACCTATGGGATTAGTTAGAGATTTTGCGGAATCAAGGAAATGGCGAAGTGGATCAGCGACGGTGTGGAATTTTCCATCGTAGAAGATTTTTGCTCCGGAGTAGAATTTTTGTAGGTTTAAGGATTGGTAATTGAGAAGCTTTTGAGCTTCTGGATAAGCAGTGATGAAGATTTGGAAGCCGCGGTCAAGGAGGAAGCCATCGACAATGTCGGTGCGGACACGGCCACCGACGGCGTTTGATGATTCAAGGAGGAGGAAAGGGATGTTTTGAGAGTTGAGGTGGGTGGCGGCAGCTAAGCCGGCGAGGCCGGCGCCAATTATGATGACTTTGGAAGTTTTGGGGAGtgaggaggtggtggtggtggtggtggtgggggAGAGTTGTGAGGAGGATTTGGGATTGAATTTGAATGGTTTTGGAGAAGaatggaagaagaaggaagaagggTTTGTGGAAGGGAGGGAAAGTGTGATGATAGTCATTGGAGAGTTTGgataaggttttgggttaatgTTTCAAAGCTTGACACTAGAGAGAGAGCTTTGAATACTTTGGGTTAAATGTTTCAAATTTCTCTTCTCACACAAAACACACtgaaaaattttgaaaaatatttttcgaagttttttgagtaaaaatataaatttggaTGGGGAAGAGGTCAATTTTGAATAGAGTCAAATATCAAATAgcaaaattcgtcaaatattcccatgaaatttggaaatagacaATTATTCTTCTGAAAttgtaaaacgtcaatcaaattgcctcATGCGTCGTTTACTCCGTCTGTTTTGAGCCTTCAAAAACACATTATTTGAGCTTCAACCTCCTTACAACCAAATGAATAACGAGGAACCAAAATAGCAAAACTatcatcatcctcatcatcattatcattgctTTCAAAATCATAATCAAGAGGTTCTAACCAGAAAAGAAACATCATTCACCAATATCATACTCTTTCTCAATTCTTGTCTCATCCATCTTTTCCTCGTCAAAATAGACAGAGTAAACGGAGCAGGAAGCaatttgattgatattttacaatttcatggggtatttgtctatttccaaatttcagggAAGTATTTGACGACTTTTAAAATTTCATGGAATATTTGGcatttcactcttttttttttttggtgtaagCATTTCACTCATtttgaatatgaaaaaaaaaatcatatttaggCCCAACATTGTGACTATTTTTGAAGAAAGAATAAAGTATATTTAAAATGATAGATTAAATTGAATCTTAATACAACAAAAATTTTAAGGTACTAAAACTAAAAAGGATTAATATGCAATTAAATTTAGGGCGAGACTTAGGTACAGTACCCCTAAATCCAGTTGGTACTGTTCTGAATATATTATTGTGTGCGCTTATTCTTTATCATATTGTGTGCGCATACTCacataaattgaaaaataatttattcacaTCATATcatctcttttttattttatttattttttacaagtaTTTAACTTCTTAgcaaatcttaaaaaaaaaaaagatttagcTACAATCCTTAATACTGTATTTCATTAGTCTATTGTAATATATAGGGCAAATTAATCCTTAATCCTGATTGTATCGCATCTCATTTCATTTTTAAGACTTCATTATCACTACTTACCTATCCATTAGTTTATTGTAATATATAGGGCAACTAATGTAATGAAGCAGAAGCTAATCATCCCAGAAAACTATTAATTACAGTTGTAAGTTGTAATATTCCCCAATTATTATTTCCTAATTTGAGTACCTGAGGGAGTTAAAGCAAAGTGTATGTTTGAATTCACAGTGTGTCCGACAAAATCATTGAAAGCCGCTATGATTTTACAAAAGGTACACTTTGGAGATTCAACAAAATCACGTGCTACCGTGATATCGTCAAACTCATTGTTTCGTGATATCAAGTATGCACGGTGCTCGTCATATGCCGAATGTGAAATTCAGAACTTATTAA
This portion of the Trifolium pratense cultivar HEN17-A07 linkage group LG3, ARS_RC_1.1, whole genome shotgun sequence genome encodes:
- the LOC123918811 gene encoding uncharacterized protein LOC123918811, whose amino-acid sequence is MTIITLSLPSTNPSSFFFHSSPKPFKFNPKSSSQLSPTTTTTTTSSLPKTSKVIIIGAGLAGLAAATHLNSQNIPFLLLESSNAVGGRVRTDIVDGFLLDRGFQIFITAYPEAQKLLNYQSLNLQKFYSGAKIFYDGKFHTVADPLRHFLDSAKSLTNPIGSIFDKLLIGTTRIGVLTKSDEQILTAEEVPTIELLNKLGFSDSIIRRFFRPFFGGIFFDPNLETSSRLFDFIFKCLALGENTLPANGISAIPEQLAARLPSDSILLNTKAVSVDFGSSDSPRVTLQNGEILNSALGVIVAVEEPALIKLLPGKINPVVKKPVRSTVCLYFTANPDQIPVQDPVLFLNGSGKGIVNNMFFVTNVAPSYSPQNKALISVSLIGLFKDESDDELVSKVIEELSDWFGDKMVKKWKHLRTYRIEYAQPNQCPPTNLKKNPTIEPGLYLCGDYLTSATFDGALVSGRRAAESLLMDRAFIANAS